Proteins co-encoded in one Accipiter gentilis chromosome 5, bAccGen1.1, whole genome shotgun sequence genomic window:
- the CDC6 gene encoding cell division control protein 6 homolog — protein MASSSPQHQSTIGFPRRRSARRIAASPPGKGGPDPGSSDPTALRLSPSPRAPGTHSARTKALPLSPCKRLGDDNLCNVPHALSSSPAKRSKENQGRRLLFGDPLTSPEKPSSPGPSPRHRRQETPRSLGLGRQPARTRLFRQEGTCYQQAKRVLHAAVPDRLYAREKETGVIRQFLREHICGRQPGSLYISGAPGTGKTACLSRVLLDCKDELTGSKTIVLNCMSLSSPQGVFPAVAQQLGLPAAAGREGVRRLEKQLTAQGPMVLLVLDELDQLESKGQDVLYTLFEWPRLPGSRLVLMGLANALDLTDRSLARLGTRPAGSPQLLHFPPYTREQLTAILQERLGQVAGDPVLDAAALQFCARKVSAVSGDARKALDVCRRAVEVVELEVRSQTLLKPLPGGDSPASPVPKRVGLLHVSRVISEVFGDRLAGGGRGTQDAFPLQQKVLLCSLLLLARHLRSPEVTLGKLHDTYGQVCRRQQLPAVDQAECLSLVTLLESRGVLELKKAKEARLAKVSLKMEEAAVEHALQDAALVGSILAQGLR, from the exons atggccagcagcagcccGCAGCACCAGTCCACCATCGGCTTCCCCCGCAGGAGGAGCGCCCGCCGCATCGCCGCCTCCCCCCCGGGCAAAGGCGGCCCCGACCCCGGCAGCTCCGACCCCACCGCCCTGCGGCTCTCGCCCTCCCCCAGGGCCCCGGGCACACACTCAGCCCGGACCAAAGCGCTGCCCCTGAGCCCCTGCAAGCGCCTGG GTGACGACAACCTCTGCAACGTCCCCCATGCCCTGTCGTCCTCCCCGGCCAAGCGCAGTAAGGAAAACCAGGGGCGCCGCTTGCTCTTTGGGGACCCCCTGACCTCCCCCGAAAAGCCCAGCAGCCCAGGGCCATCCCCTCGGCATCGCAGGCAGGAGACCCCCCGGAGCTTGGGCCTTGGCAGGCAGCCTGCCCGCACCCGACTCTTCAGGCAGGAAG GCACCTGCTACCAGCAGGCGAAGCGGGTGCTGCATGCGGCCGTGCCCGACCGACTCTACGCCAGGGAGAAAGAGACGGGTGTCATCCGGCAGTTTCTGCGGGAGCACATCTGTGGGCGCCAGCCCGGTAGCCTTTACATCTCCGGAGCCCCCGGGACCGGGAAAACAGCCTGTCTGAGCCGCGTTCTGCTTGACTGCAAG GACGAGCTCACCGGGAGCAAAACCATCGTCCTGAACTGCATGTCGCTGAGCAGCCCGCAGGGCGTCTTCCCCGCCGTGGCACAGCAGCTGGGTCTGCCCGCGGCCGCCGGCCGGGAGGGCGTGCGGAGGCTGGAGAAGCAGCTGACGGCCCAGGGGCCCATGGT CCTGCTGGTGCTGGATGAGCTGGACCAGCTGGAGAGCAAGGGGCAGGACGTGCTCTACACCCTTTTCGAGTGGCCCCGGCTGCCCGGCTCTAGGCTCGTCCTCATGG GCTTGGCCAACGCGCTGGACCTGACAGACCGCAGCCTGGCCAGGCTCGGCACCCGCCCGGCCGGCAGCCCCCAACTGCTGCACTTCCCACCCTACACCAGGGAGCAGCTcaccgccatcctgcaggagcggctggggcag GTGGCTGGTGACCCCGTCCTGGATGCCGCCGCGCTCCAGTTCTGCGCCCGCAAGGTCTCCGCGGTCTCCGGTGATGCTCGCAAGGCCTTGGATGTCTGCAG GCGCGCCGTGGAGGTGGTGGAGCTGGAGGTGCGGAGCCAGACCCTGCTCAAGCCGCTGCCTGGTG GTGACTCCCCGGCATCCCCCGTCCCTAAACGTGTGGGACTCCTGCACGTCTCCCGCGTGATTTCGGAGGTGTTTGGGGACCGGCTGGCCGGGGGTGGCCGGGGGACCCAGGACGCCTTCCCACTGCAGCAGAaggtgctgctctgctccctgctgctgctcgcCCGGCACCTGCGCAGCCCGGAGGTGACGCTGGGGAAG CTCCACGACACCTATGGCCAGGTCTGCCGGCGGCAGCAGCTCCCCGCCGTCGACCAGGCCGAGTGTCTGTCCCTCGTCACCCTCCTGGAGTCCCGCGGCGTCCTCGAGCTGAAGAAGGCCAAGGAGGCCCGGCTGGCCAAG GTCTCCCTGAAGATGGAGGAGGCGGCGGTGGAGCACGCGCTGCAGGACGCGGCGCTGGTGGGCAGCATCTTGGCCCAAGGGCTGCGCTAA